TCCACGTGGAGCGTCGCGGCGTCGTCGGCGAGGAACGCCGCGTACGCCTCCGACGCCTGGAACGCCCCCTCGACCGCGTCGCCCTCGAGGCGCGCCGGGGCGGCCTCGCCCAACACGCCCGCCTGGCGTCCGGCGACGTGTACGACCCACCGGGCGAGCGCCGCCTCCTCGCCGGCCCGGTCGCGGGCCCCCTTGGCGAAGCGGAGCGTCGTGACGTCGACCCCGAGCGCGTCGGCGGCGGCGAGCACCGCGCGGTGGTCGCCGCGCTTGTCTCGGTCGGTGGCGATCGTCGCGGTGAGGCCGAGCCCGAAGCGGGGGCCGGGCGGGGCGTCGCCGCGCGTGAGGGCGTCCGCCCGGGCCTGCGCGCCGCGCGCCAGATCGCGGGCGACGTCGCCCGAGACCGCGGCGTCCGGCGTCCCGCCCAACGCGTCGGCGAGCGACGCGGGGTGGTAGTGATCCACCGCCTCGAGGAGGGTGCGGCTGCTGCCGCCGACGGCGTGCAGCCAGGCGAGCGCCAGCGAACCCGCGCCGGCGAAGGCGAAGACGGTGCGGTGGGGGGTGGCGTGGAGGCGCGTGAGCGCCTCGTGCGGCACCCCCGCGAGCGGGGCGTCGGGCGCGGGCATGGCGGGGATGCTACCGCGGGCCGCTCGGGACGGGCGCGCCGGCGGGGTCGACGGCGGCGGGGGGCGGGCGAAGGGGGGCGCCGGCGACGGCGAGGTAGCGGCCGAGCCGCGAGACGGTCGCGAGCAACGCCGCGTCGGACTCGAACGAGCGGACGGCCTCCCCCTGCAACGTCAGCAGGTAGGCGGGGCCGCGCTCCTCGCGCGGCACCGCGAGCGCGACGTAGCCGGCTTCGCCGCGGACGCTGAGGATGCGGGCCGACGGGGCGCGGTCCGCTTCGGGGGTGCGCCGCCAGGCGTCGGCGTCGGCGAGGAACCCCTCGATCTCGAGGACGAAGGTCGCGAGTTGCGCGACGGTGAAGCGGTTGAGGCCCAGCACGAAGCGGGGGGCGCCGTCGGCGGTGCGTTCGATCGCGAAGGGGAGACGCGCATCGACCACCGGCGTGCGCTCGGGATCGAGCTCGATCACCTGCGCGGTGGCGCCGCCCCCGAGCAGCACGGCGGCGCCCACCCACGGCGCCGCGGCGCGGCGCAGGGTGCGGAGCGGAGCGAAGTGCGCGAGGCCCGACGTCACGCCGGCCAGTGTAGGCCCCGCGTCCGGGTGGGGGGCGCGCACGGGGAACGTCGCCCCGTCGGTATACGGTATACAATCTACGTACGTTCCGACAGGAGGCCCACGATGATCGATCCGTTCGAACCGTACGCCAACGAGCCCTACGCCGACTTCTCCGACCCCCGCGTCCGCGACGGCTTCCAAGCCGAACTGGCCGACGTCCGTCACCGCCTCGGGGCCGACTGGCCCCTCGTGATCGGGGGCGAACGCGTCACCACCGACGCGTGGATCGAGTCGTGGGACCCCAGCCGCAAGGACCGCCTCGTCGGCCGCGCCGCCGCCGCCGGCCCCGAGCAGATCGAAGCGGCGTTCGCCGCCGCGCAGGCCGCCTTCCCCGGCTGGCGCGACGCCGGCATGGCGCACCGCGCCCGCGCCCTCGTCAAGCTCGCCGCCGTCATGCGCCGCCGCAAGTGGGAGCTCGCCGCCTGGGAGGTCTTCGAGGCCGGCAAGACCTACGCCGAAGCCGAGGGCGACGTCGCCGAAGCGATCGACTTCTGCGAGTACTACGCCCGCCAAGCGATGGACCTCGACGAACGCCTCGAGACGTACCCCTGGCCCGGGGAGGAGAACACCCTCACGCTGCACCCGCTCGGCGTCGGCCTGGTCATCCCCCCCTGGAACTTCCTCCTCGCCATCCTCGTCGGCACCACCGTCGGCCCCGTCGTCGTCGGCAACGCCGTCCTGCTGAAACCCAGCCCCAAGACGCCGATCATCGCCGGGTTGTTCCTCGAGATGCTCGACGAGGCCGGCTTCCCGCCCGGCGTCGTCAACCTCCTCACCGGCGAAGACGCGGTGCTCGGCGACGCGTTGGTCGACGACCCCCGCACCCGCTTCGTCAACTTCACCGGGTCGCTCGCCACCGGCCTCCGCATCCACGAGCGCGCCGCCAAGGTCCACCCCGGGCAGGGGTTCCTGAAGCGCACGATGCTCGAGATGGGCGGTAAGGACGCGCTCGTCGTCGACGAAACCGCCGACCTCGACGCCGCCGCCGACGCCGCGGTCGCCAGCGCCTTCGGGTTCCAGGGCCAGAAGTGCTCCGCCATGAGCCGCCTCATCGTCGTCGACGCCGTGTACGACGACCTCCTCGACCGCGTCGTGCGCCGCACCCAAGCGCTCCGCGTCGGGCCGGCGGAGGAGAACCCCGACGTCGCCGCCGTCATCGACGGCGTGCAGTTCGAGAAGATCCGCGGCTTCGTCGCCCGCGCC
The nucleotide sequence above comes from Trueperaceae bacterium. Encoded proteins:
- the pruA gene encoding L-glutamate gamma-semialdehyde dehydrogenase; the protein is MIDPFEPYANEPYADFSDPRVRDGFQAELADVRHRLGADWPLVIGGERVTTDAWIESWDPSRKDRLVGRAAAAGPEQIEAAFAAAQAAFPGWRDAGMAHRARALVKLAAVMRRRKWELAAWEVFEAGKTYAEAEGDVAEAIDFCEYYARQAMDLDERLETYPWPGEENTLTLHPLGVGLVIPPWNFLLAILVGTTVGPVVVGNAVLLKPSPKTPIIAGLFLEMLDEAGFPPGVVNLLTGEDAVLGDALVDDPRTRFVNFTGSLATGLRIHERAAKVHPGQGFLKRTMLEMGGKDALVVDETADLDAAADAAVASAFGFQGQKCSAMSRLIVVDAVYDDLLDRVVRRTQALRVGPAEENPDVAAVIDGVQFEKIRGFVARAADRFEVRVGGGADDADGWYVEPTILTDVDPDAEIAQEEVFGPVMAVMRARDFDHALELANATDYALTGGVFSRLRERIERARREFRVGNLYVNRKITGSLVGVQPFGGFDLSGTNAKAGGPDYLRLFMEAKTVTERF